The Spirosoma foliorum genome has a window encoding:
- a CDS encoding cold-shock protein → MQTGTVKFFNETKGFGFIKPDEGGEDIFVHASGLIDQIRENDKVKFNVERGKKGLNAVNVEIA, encoded by the coding sequence ATGCAAACAGGAACTGTAAAATTCTTTAATGAAACCAAAGGGTTTGGCTTCATTAAACCCGATGAAGGTGGCGAAGATATTTTTGTACACGCTTCCGGTCTCATCGACCAAATCCGTGAAAACGACAAAGTTAAGTTCAATGTCGAGCGCGGTAAGAAAGGCCTAAACGCCGTTAACGTCGAAATAGCTTAA
- a CDS encoding M23 family metallopeptidase — protein MRVLGIVGALLIGGLNAASSQVVSSNTDEPTLYTYCQQFQTLYTQIREQSITPDSARLQFSSIMNNLQARFRSMESYKQDSLQRDSLRRTGQYFSFPIRGYSSSAIGGSHGEGYRGNGFDLFDYNVRGSHPAQDIFISDRNQDNIDDRTSKPVDILAMSRGLVLAIETDWKPGSEYRGGNWIWVYDPTLHGLFYYAHNSEVDVSPGQWVHAGEKLAEMGRTGFNAYKTRSPTHLHLMYLQIQPNGLPLPINPYEWLLTAKATK, from the coding sequence ATGCGAGTACTGGGCATTGTAGGGGCATTATTAATTGGGGGGCTCAATGCCGCTTCATCGCAGGTTGTTAGCAGCAACACAGACGAACCCACATTGTATACCTATTGCCAACAGTTCCAGACCTTATACACACAAATTCGAGAGCAATCCATTACACCTGATTCCGCACGGCTTCAGTTCAGTAGCATTATGAACAACCTGCAAGCTCGGTTTCGGAGTATGGAGAGTTATAAGCAGGATTCGCTCCAGCGCGACAGTCTGCGCCGAACGGGGCAATATTTTTCGTTTCCCATACGCGGTTATTCGAGTAGTGCCATTGGCGGTTCGCACGGCGAAGGTTATCGGGGCAATGGCTTTGACCTGTTTGATTATAACGTGCGGGGAAGCCATCCAGCACAGGATATTTTTATCAGCGATCGTAATCAGGACAATATCGACGATCGAACAAGCAAACCTGTAGACATACTAGCCATGAGTCGAGGGCTGGTATTAGCCATCGAAACTGATTGGAAACCCGGTTCCGAGTATCGGGGCGGAAATTGGATTTGGGTGTATGACCCTACGCTTCACGGACTATTTTATTACGCACACAATAGCGAAGTAGATGTATCGCCGGGCCAGTGGGTTCACGCCGGCGAAAAACTCGCCGAAATGGGGCGAACGGGGTTCAATGCCTACAAAACCCGCTCGCCAACACATCTGCATCTGATGTATCTGCAAATTCAGCCGAACGGACTTCCTTTGCCAATAAACCCCTATGAGTGGCTACTAACCGCTAAAGCAACAAAATAA